A section of the Engystomops pustulosus chromosome 3, aEngPut4.maternal, whole genome shotgun sequence genome encodes:
- the LOC140122655 gene encoding cytochrome P450 2B4-like: MDPVSILLSVAFFLFLVHFFNNRKNGKYQNFPPGPQPLPIIGNIHMISTTKPQTSFLQMSKKYGSVFSIHFGQDRFVVLCGYDVVKDALVNHAEEFSGRPEAAIFSKTTKGNGVIVSQGENWKVMRKFTLTTLRDFGMGKKTIENKISEECEILMQKLRSYEGKPFDNQVVLNTAVANIIVSILLDERFEYDDPTILKLMNLINENIRYLESLMVKLYNSYPTLIGWLPGSHRTVVQNYKEMQEFIMATFAKKGEEFDVNNQRSFIDVFLAKQREGKSESKLYYHDKNLGVLVSDLFAAGMETTSTTLRWGLLLMIKYPEIQKKVQKEIENVMGSAKPQTEHRKQMPYTDAVIHEIQRFGDIVPGNVPHATIRDITFRGYCIPKGTTVIPLLHSVLRDESYFERPYEFYPEHFLDSEGNFKKNEAFIPFSIGKRSCAGETLAKMELFLFFTTLLQNFTFQAPPGAKLDLTPGSGLTSAPLPYEICAIACK; the protein is encoded by the exons ATGGACCCGGTCTCAATTCTTCTGTCAGTGGCTTTCTTCTTATTTTTGGTTCATTTTTTCAACAATCGAAAAAATGGCAAATACCAGAATTTTCCTCCAGGACCTCAACCATTACCGATCATCGGAAATATCCACATGATCAGCACAACAAAGCCCCAAACATCCTTTCTACAG ATGTCAAAAAAGTACGGGTCGGTATTTAGCATCCATTTTGGACAGGATAGGTTTGTTGTCCTGTGCGGTTATGACGTGGTGAAAGACGCTCTGGTCAACCATGCCGAGGAATTTTCTGGAAGACCGGAAGCAGCGATATTCTCCAAAACAACCAAAGGAAATG GTGTTATCGTTTCTCAAGGAGAGAACTGGAAAGTGATGAGAAAATTCACTCTGACAACATTAAGAGATTTTGGAATGGGGAAGAAGACCATAGAGAATAAAATATCGGAAGAATGTGAGATCTTGATGCAGAAATTAAGATCTTATGAAG GAAAACCATTTGATAACCAGGTTGTCCTCAATACTGCAGTAGCCAACATAATCGTGTCCATACTGCTGGATGAGAGATTTGAGTACGATGACCCTACAATATTGAAGCTCATGAatttaattaatgaaaatatCAGGTACCTGGAAAGTTTAATGGTCAAG CTGTATAACAGTTATCCCACTCTGATTGGATGGCTACCGGGGAGTCACAGAACAGTGGTGCAAAATTACAAAGAAATGCAAGAATTTATCATGGCCACATTTGCCAAGAAGGGAGAAGAATTTGATGTGAATAATCAGAGGAGCTTCATTGATGTCTTTCTCGCTAAGCAAAGAGAG GGCAAGTCTGAATCTAAGTTATACTATCATGACAAAAACCTTGGCGTACTGGTGTCTGACCTGTTCGCTGCTGGAATGGAGACCACCTCAACCACTCTGCGATGGGGATTACTCTTAATGATAAAATATCCAGAAATCCAAA AAAAAGTTCAAAAGGAGATTGAAAATGTTATGGGATCTGCTAAACCACAAACAGAACATAGGAAGCAAATGCCGTATACTGATGCCGTCATTCATGAAATTCAAAGATTCGGAGATATTGTACCTGGAAATGTCCCACATGCAACAATAAGAGACATAACCTTTAGAGGTTATTGTATTCCAAAG GGCACAACTGTGATCCCATTGCTGCACTCGGTGCTTAGAGATGAAAGTTACTTCGAGAGGCCATACGAGTTTTATCCCGAACACTTCCTCGATTCAGAGGGAAATTTCAAGAAGAACGAGGCCTTCATCCCATTCTCAATTG GTAAAAGAAGTTGTGCTGGAGAGACCCTGGCAAAAATGGAGCTCTTCCTGTTCTTCACGACCCTTCTACAGAACTTCACATTCCAGGCCCCACCGGGGGCAAAGCTGGACCTCACCCCTGGCTCAGGGTTAACTAGTGCCCCATTACCCTATGAAATCTGTGCAATTGCTTGTAAATGA